The DNA region TTCCCAACGTCTGCTTCAGTATCGCCGGCGGAGTTCTGGAGCCTGCTTACTTTAGCGAACTCCAAGCGCTCATCCAGAACCTGAAACTTGGGGATAACTTTCACTTCGCTGGCGGTGTCACTGATCTGTACGAACACCTCTCCGCAGCCGATATCTTCGTCCTGCCCTCTCGCAGCGAAGGCTTCTCCAACGCCATCGTCGAAGCCATGGCGGCCTCACTTCCGGTCGTCGCAACCAACGTCGGCGGCAACGCTGAAGCAGTCGAGAACGGCGTCAGTGGGTTCGTAGTTCCTTCCGAAGATCCTCAGGCGCTCGCCGAGGCAATCATGAAACTTCTCACCGATCCTGCGAAAGCAATGGCAATGGGAGCAGCTGGAAAGCGACGCGTCGCGGAGAAATTCACGATTGAGGCGATGATGACGCAGACTACTGCGACATACACAAAGCTCCTCGCCCAAAGGTAAAGTTCACCGCAAACAGAAAGCGGGAGGATCATATCCCCCCGCTTCATTCGGTATTAGTTCTTCGCTAACAGCGCACGACTTTGGGAGAGCGAATCCCCTTCGTGGCATTACGCGAGTCCACAACTAGCTGCGATTGGCTCACAATATCCTCATAGTTGTAGTCGGAGTGGTCGGTCACAATTAGAACGCAGTCATACTGCTCCAGATTCTCGAGCGGCGTGCAGGTCATGTTCAGGTTGTAACGTCGCCCCCTGCCCACGGTCGGGAAGTAGGGATCGTTATACAGCACCTCTGCGCCTTCCTCGCGCAGCAATTCGATAATCGTCAGCGACGGTGACTCGCGAAGATCGTCGATATTCTTCTTATAGGCCATCCCCAGCATCAGAATTTTTGCGCCATTTACGGCCTTCTTATGCTGGTTCAGAGCTTTCCCTACTGCGTTGACGACATGCGCAGGCATCGCCTCATTGACCTCTCCGGCCAACTCGATAAACCGGGTATTGAAGTCATACTCTTTGGCCTTCCAGCTCAGGTAAAACGGGTCGATCGGAATACAGTGGCCGCCAAGGCCGGGTCCTGGATAAAAAGGGTGAAAGCCGAAGGGCTTCGTCGCCGCAGCATCGATGACCTCCCAAATGTCTACTCCCATCTTCAGGGAGAGCTGTTTCAGTTCATTCACCAACGCGATATTCACGCAGCGGTAAATGTTCTCCAGCAGCTTCGTCATCTCCGCCACGCGTGTCGACGACACCTGCACTGCGCGGGTAAAGATGCCTTCATACAAAGTCGCCGCCAACGTTGTGGCGATCTCCTCATGTCCACCCACCACCTTGGGGATGTCGCGCCTTGCCACCGTATCATTGCCCGGATCTTCGCGCTCTGGCGAAAAGGCCACATAGAAGACGCCGTGTTCCGCCGCCGCCCCTTCGCTCTGGACCTTTAGCCCCTTCGTGTTTCCCGCCTCCAGAACCGGAATCATCAGCTCTTCCGTCGTGCCTGGATAGGTGGTGCTCTCAAGAATGACGAGTTGGCCCTCGCGAACCCACGGGGCAGCGGCCTTGGCCGTATTCTCGACGTAGCTCAGATCCGGTTCACGATGTTCCGTCAGCGGAGTAGGAACGCACATGATAATAGCGTCCATATCAGACAGGTGGGAAAATTCGGTCGTCGCGCTGAAGCCCTGCGCGCGCGCGCCCTGGATCTCCGTGGCCGGGATGCGGAAGATATATGACCGGCCTGCTTCCAGGTCTGTCACTTTTTTGTTGTCGATATCGAAGCCCGTTACTTTAAACCCGGCCTCCGCAAGCAGAAGTGAAAGCGGCAATCCGACATAACCGAGTCCAATGACTCCAATTCGGGCAGTGCGGCTCTTGAGGCGATCAAAACGTTCCTGGGCAATCTGAGGAAGAACAACCGGGTTCTTGGTCAACATATATTTCAATTATCGCATTCGCCGTAATGAAGCAGCGTCTTCTCGAAAGATCGCTGATTCCCCCATATTTTAACGCTTCACCTGGAAGAACCGAGCCGTCCACCTGTGTGGCGCAAAATTCGAAAACACCCATTCCTCTTGAAAATATCGGATAATGAAGCTGTTCGTCCGATACGATTTATTCCATTCAAACCGTTTTCTTGCTAGGTCGCACCAACAGCACAAAAGTTGCATGGACTTGCGCGAACGAAATTGACAAACTGGCTGCTCCTGCATCAGTACTCGGGATGACTGACCGGCGGATATCTCCGCTCCGATAAACTTTAAACACAACCAGACACACTCATGCCTGGTGGAGGATAGATGGCCCGTTATTTGATTACAGGAATTGCAGGTTTTATTGGTTCAACGCTCGCCCACGCCCTCGTCGAGCAAGGACACGAGGTTCGCGGCATCGACAACCTCTCCACGGGCAACCTGGAAAATCTGGCTGACATCCGGACTCGGATTTCCTTCCAGGAGATGGACCTTCAAGACGTGGCGGGCATGAAGTCCGCCTGTGAGGGCATCGATTACATTCTCCATCAGGGCGCGCTCGCCTCTGTTCCCCGGTCAGTCAAGGATCCCGTCTCTTCACATGAATCCAACATCAACGGTACCTTGAATCTTCTGGTTGCGGCTCGCGATGCCCGTGTCCGCCGCATCGTCTATGCTGCTTCCTCTTCGGCCTACGGCGACCAGCCTACACAGCCCAAGCAGGAAGACATGCTGCCACGCCCGCTGTCTCCCTACGCCGTTCAGAAGCTTACCTGCGAGTACTATATCCAGGCGTTCTACCGCTCCTATGGCCTGGAGGGCGTCTGCCTGCGCTACTTCAACATCTTCGGCCCCCGCCAGGCTGCCGACTCGCCCTACTCCGGCGTAATTGCCCAGTTCACCTACAAGATGATGGCGGGCGAAACACCAACGATCTTTGGCGACGGCCTCACCAGCCGAGACTTCAACTATGTTGACAACGCGGTGAGCGCCAACCTTCTGGCCTGCACCGCACCCAGCGCAGTCGCCACTGGACGCGTCTTCAACATCGGCACCGGCAAGAGCCACACCCTCAACGAGGTCTACGCCACCATCGCCGAACACCTCGGCTTCACCGCCAAACCCATCTACGGACCTCCCCGCGAAGGCGACATCCAACACTCACTGGCGGACATCAGCCGGGCCACCAGTGAGCTTGGCTACAGTCCCAAGGCACACTTCCACGATGGCCTAAAGAAAACTGTGGCCTGGTACCTCGAAGAAAAGCAGAAGAACGAAGCCCCTGCGCTCAGAGGTTGAATCGCTTCAGTTGCTGTCACATTCTTCTTAGGAAAAAATAGCCGCCAGATAAAATCTGGCGGCTATAAATCTTTGTCTCCAGCCTCACAGGAAGTCGCTCCCGGCAACTTCTCATGAAAGCAGGGATGCAAAGTTAGGAGCGCATCTTGCGCATCAAGGCTCCGTTGGAACCAAACCGGCCGATTTCAAGAAGAATCAGCGAGTTGGGTTGCGGAACGCTCGAAGTTAAGCTGCTAAAATTTATCCTTTTGGAAGCTCCCGTGGCTCTGATGGACATCAGCTTCAATGCGCGTCACCTCCGTCCCCGGATTTCTCTCAGGATTCCTCGACACCCCTACATGCATCTCAATCACCAAAGCACAAGCTTATGTAATTCAATTACATAGCGAGAGCAATCGACCGAAAGGATGCAAAACATTGCACGATGCATGAAGAAAAGGTCGCATAGTCGCGCCTAAGTAGCCAATCGTATGGAGAGTTTAGGAGTGCGGAATCCTCATTCGAAGACAATCTACGGGTCCGACTCTGATATCGCAGTAGCTTAGCTCCCACAAACCAGACCTGCTTGCTAAAAAAATTCACAGAATCACTGCGGGATCTCTGCCAATACCTTCCGCAAAGATTCATGCCAATCCATCATTTGCCACCCAAGTCTGTCCTTCAACTTCCTGCAATCCAAACGAGAGTTCGCTGGCCGACGAGCCGGCGTCGGATATTGGGTTGTCGATATGGCCTCAATCGCCGCGAACTTTTGGCCCGGTTCCCGCTCCTTTTGCAGGCGTAGCGCCTCCACAGCAAATTCATACCATGTAGTCTCACCGGCGCCTGCCGCGTGGTAAACGCCACTCCGGTCCGCAAACACTTCTAACTGACGATTCTGATCAGATCCATCCTCACATTGCCGGATCACATGCGCTGTCATCTCCGCTAAATCCCGACTCCATGTCGGTGCACCATGCTGATCTGCGACGACGCGCAACGTCTCCCGCTCTCGAGCCAACTTCAAAATCGTTAGAAGAAAATTCTTTCCCCGTGCCCCATACACCCAGCTTGTACGAAAAATCATATGGGCCGCACCGCTCTGGGCCAATGCCCTCTCTCCCGCCAGCTTGCTCGCTCCATATACGCTCACCGGCGCGGCCGCATCTGTCTCAATATAGGGGACTGAACCCGTCCCATCGAAGACATAGTCTGTCGAAAAGTGAATGACGCCTGCACTGATTCGCAGGGCCTCCTCACCTATTGTCCTCACGGCCTCAGCATTGATGGCAAATGCAAGCTCCGGTTCACTCTCGGCCTTATCTACCGCCGTATATGCAGCCGGATTTACGATCCATCGCGGCTGCACTGTTCGAATTACTGCACGTACACTTTCAGCGTTGGCGAGGTCCATCTCGTCTCGTCCTGGCGCGACGACGTCTCCCAAGAGCGCCAGTGCCTTCACTAGCTCGCTGCCAACCTGCCCGGTGCCACCCGTGACAAGAATCCGCTCGCGCACCGTCGAGTCTGTATTCACGGCCATCAATATACCGTCTCTTCAAGCAGTCGCAGCAGGTATTGCCCATAGGTGCTCTTAGCAATCTTTGCCGCGAGCGCCCTCATTTGTTCGGCATCGATATATCCGAGGCGATAGGCAATCTCCTCGGGACAAGCCACTTTGAGGCCCTGACGCTGTTCAATGGTATGGATAAACGTCGCCGCTTCCAGCAGCGAGTCATGGGTTCCCGTATCGAGCCAGGCCATCCCGCGTCCCAGCAACTCCGTCCGCAACTGACCCCGCTCCAAATACCAACGATTTACGTCGGTTATCTCGAGTTCTCCCCGTGGAGAGGGTTTCAGTCCCTCTGCCACGCCAACCACCTGCGCGTCGTAAAAGTAAATTCCCGTCACCGCATACCGCGACTTCGGCTTTAGGGGCTTCTCTTCGAGAGAGATGGCCCGTCTTTGCTCATCGAATTCAACAACGCCGTAACGCTCTGGATCGAGCACCGGATAAGCAAACACCGTCGCTCCAGGGCCACCCGCAGCGGCCTGTTGAAGCGTTGTAGCGAAATCATGCCCATAAAAGATGTTGTCCCCAAGTACGAGGCAGCACCCATCACCCGCAAGGAACTTTTTGCCGATCAGGAATGCCTGCGCCAATCCATCGGGCGATGGCTGCACGGCGTATTCAATCTGAAGGCCCCACTGCTCGCCGGTTCCCAGCAATTGCGTGAAGCGCGGCGTGTCTTCCGGCGTCGAGATGAGCAATATCTCCCGAATGCCCGCCAGCATTAGGACCGACAATGGGTAATAGATCATCGGCTTGTCGTAAACCGGCAAAAGCTGCTTTGAAACCACCTGCGTCACCGGATGCAACCTGGTACCGGAACCGCCGGCAAGAATTATTCCCTTCACAGAGTCTCCTTGGCTGCCGCTTGTTTAGTCTCGGCGTGCGTAACAGCTCGATTTCCGTAGTTCTGAGCAACCCAGTTTTGATAGGCCCCGCTGGTCACATCTTCCACCCATGCGGAATTCGCCAGATACCATTCGACAGTCCTTCTCAGTCCGGTTTCGAAACTCTCTTCAGCCCGCCATCCCAACTCGCTCTCTAGTTTCCGCGCGTCAATCGCATAACGGCGATCATGCCCAGGTCTATCGGTCACATACTTCACAAGCTGAAGATGAGGCCTGAACTTTGACTCGGGGACCATCTCATCCAGCAATGCACAAAGAGTGGTTACCACCTCCAGATTGCTCCGCTGATTTCCTCCCCCAACGTTGTACGTCTCCCCAACGCGGCCACGCTCGAGGACAGCTTGAATGGCTCGACAATGATCCACGACGTACAGCCAATCCCTTACCTGCTGGCCATCGCCGTATATAGGGAGAGCTTTGCCTTGAAGAGCATTTGCAATCATCAGCGGAATCAATTTTTCTGGAAACTGAAACGGTCCATAATTGTTCGAGCAATTCGTGATGATGGCTGGGAGTCCATAGGTATGTACCCATGCACGCACCAGATGGTCGCTCGCAGCCTTCGACGCAGCATAGGGACTATTCGGCGCGTAGGGCGTCTCTTCATGAAATGCCGGATCCTCTGGACTTAGCGTTCCATACACTTCGTCGGTGGACACATGCACGAAGCGGAACCGCTTCCGCTCGTCGCCGGACAGCGAACCATAGTATTCGCGCGCAGCCTGTAGGAGGGTAAAGGTTCCATCGATGTTCGTCCGCAGAAATGCTTCGGGCCCCGCGATGGAACGGTCAACGTGACTCTCGGCAGCAAAATGAACGATCGCGGCAGGCCTATACTTTGCCAGTAATTGGGCAACTAACTCTGCATCGCAGATGTCACCTCGCACAAAGGTGTAAGCGGAATCATCTTTGACGGAAGCGAGGTTAGCTAAATTACCTGCATAAGTCAGCTTGTCGAGATTGACTACTTGACCATTTCCTCTCGACAGGTAATCCAATATAAAATTGGAGCCAATAAAACCAGCTCCGCCCGTCACAAAAACGCGGTCTATCATCTTGCCTCAATTCTCATTTTAGGTTCGACTTCTTCTCTAAACGAATAGGCTAAACCAAGCGCGAACGCCGTCACAACCCACGGATAAGTCAAATTCAACTGACCACCAAACAGATGTACTATTGGCTGCAAAAGAGCAAGATTGGTGATGTACAAGGGCACTTGCATCTTGCGGAGATAGATGAACGGGAGAATAAGGCAGATCGCCAGATAGAAGGTCAGTGGCACTCCCAACTCGGCCGTCATACCCGCGATCCCCAGTCCAGGATCGTCGTTTATGGGTGCGAAAGCAGCCGCTCCGCGATATTCCGGTGCGTCTCTCACAAGCCCATAGTTGCCCCATCCCACGCCGACAATTGGATGTGCTTCAACCATTTTAGGAACAATAAATGCACCCGCAACCCTGCCCAACACAAAATTTGCATCTTTTGCGTGCCGATGCGAAAGCCGTTCATAAGCCAGAGTTAATCGCTGGTAGTTTCTGAACGCCGCTCCGAGATCAATGAACTGATATATAGTCACGAGGAATATTCCTATTGCGGCAATAAGCAGGACTCGCTTCCTGAAACTTTTGGCCAGCAGACCATTGAGTAGCAGGATAACTAGAACGGCGCAGAAGGCCGCTTTGGATTGACTTCCTAAAAAGGCAATGGCAAGTATTACGAATGCAAACCGCAGACGGTTCTTATTTATCCAGCCAACTTTATAGAGCGTAATACCGATCAGAAATACGCTGATTAGATATAAACCGTAGGGGCCGCCTTCGTTATAAAATCCGCGCATCCTATGAGATGAACCATATGAACCCAACTCGGCGATCTTGGCGACGCTAATCGGATAGCTCACGATCGAAAAAAATGCACTTACAACGCCTACCCAGAAATACACCCGCATCGTAAACGCGATCTTACTTCGATCTATGCGGAATCTGCTCGCGAGGTAGAGCATGATCGAGACAGAAGCAAGAAGCTCGATAATGCGTGAAACTGTAATTACAACCGGGTATTTCAGAACACTGACAGGACCGGGGAAATAGAAGTCGTAACGCAGCGCAAAAATTGAAAGGATAAGCGTCGCAATCGAGAAAAATAGATACCAGATTGCAATTCTGAGATACGGGCGAAACCACCGGATTACGTAACCACTCCTGCAAAAGACAGTCAGAAGGACGAGCAGCTCAATAAAATAAAGTATCTCAAGATATTGGACCTGCCCGACTTTTAGAACAATTGTCGAGGCCAGAGTTCCAGTGAGGAACAGAAATATCTTCAACCATCGAGAGTCCGCCGTTTTGCGGCCTAAAGTCGCCTCTCTCTCCTGTTCCACAAATTACCTTTCCGAAACCACTCCTGGGTCACTCAAGCATGCTTTGATTAGCCGCTTCGCAGGTCGTTCCATCAAGACCCAACCCAACCCGGCAAGGAACCCAAGTACTATCCCGCCAAGAACAATGAGTTTTCGAGGGGGGCCTGCCTTCCGTTCCGGCACGATTGCTCGATCCACAATTTGAAATTGTGGCCCGGGATCAAGTGATTCTATGCGCGCTCTTTCATACTGCTGCGTAAGAGTATCGTAGAGCGTTTCGTTCAGTTTTACATCTCGCATTTTCCGCACAAGTTCCATCGCCAGTCCAGGCAAGGCGGCTGACGATGCCAGCCCTGTTCCCGGCTTCTGTTTCGCCGAGTCCGCTTGCTGTCGTTCCAGTTGAGCCCGGAGTTCCGCGAGCTCCGCGCGGGCTTGCATCACTTGTGGATTGTCTTCTGTTGCACCCATCCGCATGCCTGAGAGCTTCGCCTCCGCACTTCCAATCGCGGCCTGTAGATCGACAATCGTTCTCAAACCGGCCTGGGCCGTGCCCTCAGGTAAGACAATCCCTGTTTTTTCTTCAGTTTGCTTTAGAGCAACCTCGGCTGCATCGAGTGCCTCTTTCTGACTCTCCATCTGTTCTTCATAGAAGGCCCGTCGATGCGTAGACGACGACGCAACCATTGAACCGTTCAAGCGATAAAGGGCCTCCAGATACGCGTTCGCAATATTCGCCGCGAGCTTCGGGTCTTTGGCGGAGACCTCTATTGAAATCAAAGAATTCTTGTCAACTTTAAATTTTGCTTTCCCCTTTAGCGTGTTGCGAGCATCGACCTTTTTTTTTGCATGGTAAATTGCCATGAGGCCAAGATGATCGATCACGTCGTCCTCGACCGACCTGCTCGCAAGCATGCCGAGATACATATCGCTGGGGTCTTGCTGAAGCAATAAAGCGGCTCCTGCGCCTCCCGCGCTACCTCCAGCCCCTGATAAATTGGGAATCATGGTGTCCGATGCCCGGGGCGGCAGAAAGACAGCATCCGCAGCGTACCACTGGGGCCAAGCGAAGGCGATCAAAATTCCCAGTACGAGCCCGGCCAATGTGCATGCGTAAACCACACGGCGGCTCCGCAATACTCCGCGTATCGCGCTTATCAGATTCCACTCCACTTCATCGTCCCTGACAGCCTTTGCCATTGGCACGTCCGAGTGTCCTGCTTCTCCAAGTATCATTGACTCGCCATTCACTACTTCAACAAATTAATTGCTGCGATACCGATCCCAAATTGACTGACGATCGTCCCGATATCAATCAGATTCCGCATGATCGACATCCTCTGAAGCTGCGGTGGAATTACGATAGTATCGCCAGGAAAGATCGTAGCTTTCTTGATGTTCCCATATTGCTGGCTGTAGACCGATCCGTCAGCACGCAGCACAAACGCGTGCTTCATATCCGCCTGACGATCAGGGCCGCCTGCTTCTCGAAGGTAGTCGATCGTGCGCTCTCCCCGCTTGAAGAGGAAGGCATTTGCGCTGTAAACTTCACCTTCGACGCTGACAGTTGCTGGAACCTTGGGCACAACGAACCGATCGCCGTCCTCCAGCGCCAAATCTGGAACGCTATCCGCTCCGCGACTATCTGGCTTCAGCTGAAGCACGATCCTTCCATTCGGCTGTGCCCGCCTTAATTGAGCAATAGATGTCTGCGCACTTGAAGCCGCTGCGGTGGCCGCGGCTGCATCCTGCGCATTGAGCGCCGTCGCGTTACCTGCCGCGGACGCCGTAGCGGCCTGTACTTCCAACTGGTCGGCATACTCATTCAAACGCTGCTGCTGCACCCGTCGCGTCGATTCTCGCGTAAACTCCGACGCATACAGATAAGCATCCGGAGTAAAGCCTCCCGCCCGCCGCAGCAACTGTCTCAGGGTTTCTCCGGGCCTCACACTATAGACCCCGGCACCCACAAACTCACCCTCCAGACGTACAAACCTGGTCTGCTCAGACGTGGGCACTCGAATATCCGCAGTCGAAAAAATGGTCACTACATCACCGGGCTGCAGTTCCAGATTCTGGGATTGATCGCCATCCAGAATCACTTTGCCCAAGTTGAATGGCAGCAGGGATGTTTTCAATGTTGTGGCGTTCTGCCGTTCGATCACCGCGTAGCTCCAATCAATATCGGGAGCACTCAAAACTACGTTCGTCTTTACAGGAAACCGGCCAACTCCTCCCGTCAAAGCCTCGCCGACTGAATTCCCTCCTGCACTCGTATTGGGCGTTCCCCTTTGCGCAGGATTAGTTTGGTTCGGAGTCGATGAAGATGATTGTCCGGGAGCAGGAGGCATTTGGTTCGGAGCTTCGCCGCCGTATTGGTCCTGATAGTTGCCGTATTGATCCTGAACAACACCATATTGGTCCTGAACAACATACTGGTTTTGATCAGCACCATATTGGTTGACCTCACCCTGATCAGCAATTGAATTCGATTGCGTCCCCATACTATTCAGTTGTTGCGGCGAGCGATTTTGCAACGTCGAACTATAGGGGCTATAGACACTTCTCGGCTGCAGCACACCTTGAGCATCTCGCACGGGCTCGGGCTCATAGTTGACCGTCATTTGCCCGAGATCGTTTTTTCTTTGCCAGAAACTCCGCGTAATAAGTGCATCCTTGTTCGGGATCAGGTCGCTTACCCTCATCCCAGGGTGCCAGACATATCGCCCTGGATTCGCAACATTCCCTCGCAAGGTCACAGCATCTTTGAACCGGTCGACAATTGCATTGATAGTAACAATGTCCCCATCCTGTATTTTAAACGGGCTGGATTCCGATAAATTGACTTCCAGAATGCTGCGTACAACATGGTCATAGATGCGCTCTACGCGGGCCTGCGAGTTCACGGCGATGTTTGTTCGACCGCCAGCTAACTTAAGAACCTGCTCGATCGTTGTCTCATCCCGAAGTTCATAGATCGCAGGATTATTAACACTACCAACCACCGCAATCTGCTTGCCCGCGGGGGGAATGAAGATTACATCTCCGGATGACAATTGCACATCATTGCTCTTATCGCCATGCAGCAACATGTCGTACAGATCGAAATGAACAATTGTTTTTCCCCCGCGTTTCACTTGAATATCACGCAGGCTTCCCTGTGGCTTCGGTCCTCCGGAAAGGAAAAGGGCATTCAGCAAAGTGCTCAACGAACTGATCGTATAGCTGCCAGGCATTTGGGCCTCACCCACCACAAATACCTGGATTGATCGCAGTTGCCCCATGTTCACATTCAGGTCAAAGTTGCGGTAGACCCTGGCCAATTGAGAACGCAGAAAATCCGTCAGCTGGTCAAAACGTAAGCCGGCAACATGAATCGTTCCAGCTCCGGGCAATGAAATTGCTCCCGTTCGATCTACGGTAAACGTCTCGCGCAGATTGACCTGGCCCCAAATCTGCAAGCGCAATTGATCTCCGGGCCCGATAACATAATCTGGCGTAACCGCTATATCTCCGACGGGAGCAAATGTGGAAGGGAGAGCATTGGCAAAGGTTGAAGCACCAAAGATAGGCAACGTCCGTCCGGTCGTGGCAGCCACCATTTGCTGAAACTCTGTGGGACCGGGCTTTCGTCGCAATCCCAAAATCCGCTGCTGGTTCCTGAGTGCTTCCTGTTGAAGCCGCTGTGCCTGGGTCAGGTTTTGCGTGCCAGTGGATATGCCTGTCGACGGGTTCGTCAGATCGTTACTATTTTGTAATGTGCCCGGCGAAGTCGCGCCAGAATAGGACGTTCCTGCCGGAACAGTGGGCGGGTAAGCCTGCGGAAGCAGCTCAGGAGTTTGACCCTGGTCCGTATACAGACCCTGTTGCTGGCCGTTACCATGACGCACTCCAACGCCCGCGAAGAGAAGGCTGAAAATCAGGAGACTAATCGGCCAGCGACCGGTCATTTTAGAAGAACAATTCGTATGTGCCGCTGTCACGGATGCCAGATTCTCGTCTTTGCTCATAGGAAACTAAAAACACTCAATCGCCAATCTACAAATCTCTCCCTACAGCTTACCGGACTTTTTAGCGATTTGCTCAAAAGCGGGCAGCCGGGCACCTTCCCGATCATCGAATCAGGTCTTATTCAGGAAAAGGGTGAAATTCGCCGCCACAAATCCAGCTCACATCAAATGATCCTTAGAACGACCCAACCGATGAAACCCGTGATCCTTAACTTCATGGAGATATAGTGATCCGTTCCGTCGGTGCAAACTGACGTTACCTCACGATCAAAGCCCCGCACATGGCGAACATGTGCGGGGCTTTGATGTTAGTAA from Edaphobacter paludis includes:
- a CDS encoding nucleotide sugar dehydrogenase yields the protein MLTKNPVVLPQIAQERFDRLKSRTARIGVIGLGYVGLPLSLLLAEAGFKVTGFDIDNKKVTDLEAGRSYIFRIPATEIQGARAQGFSATTEFSHLSDMDAIIMCVPTPLTEHREPDLSYVENTAKAAAPWVREGQLVILESTTYPGTTEELMIPVLEAGNTKGLKVQSEGAAAEHGVFYVAFSPEREDPGNDTVARRDIPKVVGGHEEIATTLAATLYEGIFTRAVQVSSTRVAEMTKLLENIYRCVNIALVNELKQLSLKMGVDIWEVIDAAATKPFGFHPFYPGPGLGGHCIPIDPFYLSWKAKEYDFNTRFIELAGEVNEAMPAHVVNAVGKALNQHKKAVNGAKILMLGMAYKKNIDDLRESPSLTIIELLREEGAEVLYNDPYFPTVGRGRRYNLNMTCTPLENLEQYDCVLIVTDHSDYNYEDIVSQSQLVVDSRNATKGIRSPKVVRC
- a CDS encoding SDR family oxidoreductase; the protein is MARYLITGIAGFIGSTLAHALVEQGHEVRGIDNLSTGNLENLADIRTRISFQEMDLQDVAGMKSACEGIDYILHQGALASVPRSVKDPVSSHESNINGTLNLLVAARDARVRRIVYAASSSAYGDQPTQPKQEDMLPRPLSPYAVQKLTCEYYIQAFYRSYGLEGVCLRYFNIFGPRQAADSPYSGVIAQFTYKMMAGETPTIFGDGLTSRDFNYVDNAVSANLLACTAPSAVATGRVFNIGTGKSHTLNEVYATIAEHLGFTAKPIYGPPREGDIQHSLADISRATSELGYSPKAHFHDGLKKTVAWYLEEKQKNEAPALRG
- the rfbD gene encoding dTDP-4-dehydrorhamnose reductase gives rise to the protein MAVNTDSTVRERILVTGGTGQVGSELVKALALLGDVVAPGRDEMDLANAESVRAVIRTVQPRWIVNPAAYTAVDKAESEPELAFAINAEAVRTIGEEALRISAGVIHFSTDYVFDGTGSVPYIETDAAAPVSVYGASKLAGERALAQSGAAHMIFRTSWVYGARGKNFLLTILKLARERETLRVVADQHGAPTWSRDLAEMTAHVIRQCEDGSDQNRQLEVFADRSGVYHAAGAGETTWYEFAVEALRLQKEREPGQKFAAIEAISTTQYPTPARRPANSRLDCRKLKDRLGWQMMDWHESLRKVLAEIPQ
- the rfbA gene encoding glucose-1-phosphate thymidylyltransferase RfbA is translated as MKGIILAGGSGTRLHPVTQVVSKQLLPVYDKPMIYYPLSVLMLAGIREILLISTPEDTPRFTQLLGTGEQWGLQIEYAVQPSPDGLAQAFLIGKKFLAGDGCCLVLGDNIFYGHDFATTLQQAAAGGPGATVFAYPVLDPERYGVVEFDEQRRAISLEEKPLKPKSRYAVTGIYFYDAQVVGVAEGLKPSPRGELEITDVNRWYLERGQLRTELLGRGMAWLDTGTHDSLLEAATFIHTIEQRQGLKVACPEEIAYRLGYIDAEQMRALAAKIAKSTYGQYLLRLLEETVY
- the rfbB gene encoding dTDP-glucose 4,6-dehydratase, producing the protein MIDRVFVTGGAGFIGSNFILDYLSRGNGQVVNLDKLTYAGNLANLASVKDDSAYTFVRGDICDAELVAQLLAKYRPAAIVHFAAESHVDRSIAGPEAFLRTNIDGTFTLLQAAREYYGSLSGDERKRFRFVHVSTDEVYGTLSPEDPAFHEETPYAPNSPYAASKAASDHLVRAWVHTYGLPAIITNCSNNYGPFQFPEKLIPLMIANALQGKALPIYGDGQQVRDWLYVVDHCRAIQAVLERGRVGETYNVGGGNQRSNLEVVTTLCALLDEMVPESKFRPHLQLVKYVTDRPGHDRRYAIDARKLESELGWRAEESFETGLRRTVEWYLANSAWVEDVTSGAYQNWVAQNYGNRAVTHAETKQAAAKETL
- a CDS encoding GNVR domain-containing protein; protein product: MAKAVRDDEVEWNLISAIRGVLRSRRVVYACTLAGLVLGILIAFAWPQWYAADAVFLPPRASDTMIPNLSGAGGSAGGAGAALLLQQDPSDMYLGMLASRSVEDDVIDHLGLMAIYHAKKKVDARNTLKGKAKFKVDKNSLISIEVSAKDPKLAANIANAYLEALYRLNGSMVASSSTHRRAFYEEQMESQKEALDAAEVALKQTEEKTGIVLPEGTAQAGLRTIVDLQAAIGSAEAKLSGMRMGATEDNPQVMQARAELAELRAQLERQQADSAKQKPGTGLASSAALPGLAMELVRKMRDVKLNETLYDTLTQQYERARIESLDPGPQFQIVDRAIVPERKAGPPRKLIVLGGIVLGFLAGLGWVLMERPAKRLIKACLSDPGVVSER
- a CDS encoding SLBB domain-containing protein, coding for MRHGNGQQQGLYTDQGQTPELLPQAYPPTVPAGTSYSGATSPGTLQNSNDLTNPSTGISTGTQNLTQAQRLQQEALRNQQRILGLRRKPGPTEFQQMVAATTGRTLPIFGASTFANALPSTFAPVGDIAVTPDYVIGPGDQLRLQIWGQVNLRETFTVDRTGAISLPGAGTIHVAGLRFDQLTDFLRSQLARVYRNFDLNVNMGQLRSIQVFVVGEAQMPGSYTISSLSTLLNALFLSGGPKPQGSLRDIQVKRGGKTIVHFDLYDMLLHGDKSNDVQLSSGDVIFIPPAGKQIAVVGSVNNPAIYELRDETTIEQVLKLAGGRTNIAVNSQARVERIYDHVVRSILEVNLSESSPFKIQDGDIVTINAIVDRFKDAVTLRGNVANPGRYVWHPGMRVSDLIPNKDALITRSFWQRKNDLGQMTVNYEPEPVRDAQGVLQPRSVYSPYSSTLQNRSPQQLNSMGTQSNSIADQGEVNQYGADQNQYVVQDQYGVVQDQYGNYQDQYGGEAPNQMPPAPGQSSSSTPNQTNPAQRGTPNTSAGGNSVGEALTGGVGRFPVKTNVVLSAPDIDWSYAVIERQNATTLKTSLLPFNLGKVILDGDQSQNLELQPGDVVTIFSTADIRVPTSEQTRFVRLEGEFVGAGVYSVRPGETLRQLLRRAGGFTPDAYLYASEFTRESTRRVQQQRLNEYADQLEVQAATASAAGNATALNAQDAAAATAAASSAQTSIAQLRRAQPNGRIVLQLKPDSRGADSVPDLALEDGDRFVVPKVPATVSVEGEVYSANAFLFKRGERTIDYLREAGGPDRQADMKHAFVLRADGSVYSQQYGNIKKATIFPGDTIVIPPQLQRMSIMRNLIDIGTIVSQFGIGIAAINLLK